In Bradyrhizobium sp. 195, the sequence CGGAATCCCGTGCTCGGCAAAATGCCGCTCGAACCGCGCCCCGACCGCATCGACGCCTTCCTTGTCATAGGAGCCGGAATCGATGTTCACGACATCGCGGAGCAGATCGATCATCGCCTGCCGCTGCGTCGCCAGCCAGTCCGTGATTTGAGCTTCAGACATGTGGTTCCTCGCGTGGTTCTCATGCGGGGTTATAGGGCCTGGCGTGTGGATGGCCTAGTCACGTAACGCGGTCCCGTTATGCAAGGAGGGCTCTCAACGTCGTCATTGCGAGCGTAGCGAAGCAATCCAATCTGTCACCGCGGAAAGATTCTGGATTGCTTCGCTGCGCTCGCAATGACGAGGTTGGCAGCCTGCATTCAAACAAAAATGCCCGGGACCAGCCCGGGCATTCACATCTCCCAATATTCGCCGCCGCCTCACGCCCCCATCATCGGCATCCGCGGATATTCTCCGGGCGTGCCCGCCGGCGGGATCGGGATGCCGCCGTCGGAATATTCGTTGAGCTTGTTGCGCAGCGTGCGGATCGAGATGCCCAAAATATTCGCGGCATGGGTGCGATTGCCGAGGCAGTGCTTCAGCGTCTCCAGGATCAGGTCGCGCTCGACATCGGCCACGGTGCGTCCCACCAATGCGCGCGTCACCTGCTCGGCGGCCATGGTCGCATGCGCCACCGCCGGCGCGGTCTTGGCGAGATCAAGGCGGTCGCCATCCGGCGTGATGATCGCGTCGGGGCCGATCTCGTCGCCCTGCGCCATCAGCACCGCGCGGTGCATGGTGTTCTCGAGCTCGCGAACGTTGCCCTGCCAGCGGTTGGCCGAGAGCACGCGGCGCGCTTCCGCCGAAACCGGGCGCAGCGGCACGCCGTTGGCCTCGGCGTATTTCTTCACGAAATGCTGGGCGAGCTCCAGAATGTCGGCGGGTCGCTCGCGCAGCGGCGGGATCTTCAGGTTGACGACGTTGAGGCGGAACAGCAGGTCCTCGCGGAACGTGCCCTCGCGCACGGCCTCGGCGAGATTGCGGTTCGAGGTCGCGATGATGCGGATGTCGACCGGCACGGGCTTGGTGCCACCGACGCGGTCGATCACGCGCTCCTGGATCGCGCGCAGCAGTTTCGATTGCAGGCGGACGTCCATTTCCGAGATTTCGTCCAGCAGCAGCGTGCCGCCGGTTGCCTCCTCGAACTTGCCGATGCGGCGGGCGATCGCGCCGGTGAAGGCGCCCTTCTCGTGGCCGAACAGCTCGGATTCCAGGAGATGTTCAGGGATAGCGGCGCAGTTGATCGAGATGAAGGGACGCTTGGCGCGCGCCGAGCGGGTGTGGACGTAGCGGGCCAGCACCTCCTTGCCGGTGCCGGATTCGCCGGTGACCATCACTGAGGCGTCGGAGCCCGCGATCTGCTGCGCCAGCTTGATCACCTTCGCCATCGCCTCGTCGCGATAGACCAGCTCGCGGGAATCGTTGGCGACGGCCGCGAGCACCGCGGCGATCAGCTCGGGATCGGGCGGCAGCGGGATGTATTCCTTGGCGCCGGCGTGGATCGCGGCGACCGCGGCGCGGGCGTCGTTGGTGATGCCGCAGGCGACGATCGGGGCATGGATGTGCTCGGCTTCCAGCCGCATCACGAGGTCGCGGATGTCGAGGGCGACGTCGACCAGCAGGAGGTCGGCGCCCTTGCCGCCGCGCAGCACGCGCATCGCCTGCTCGTGATCCTCGGCGTGGGTCACGGTGGCGCCGTTGTCCATCGCGATCTTGGTGGCGGTGGTGAGCTGGCCCTTCAATGTGCCAACGATGAGAAGCCGCATGTCAGTCTCCTGTCCGTCTGGTCGCGCTATTGCGCGTTATCACGTGCGTTCGGTCTTGATGATTTCGGTCATGGTCACACCGAGCTTGTCCTCGACCAGGACGACTTCGCCGCGGGCGACGAGCTTGTTGTTGACGTAGATGTCGATGGCCTCGCCGACGCGGCGGTCGAGCTCGAGCACGGTGCCGGGCCCGAGCTTCAGGAGCTCGCTGACGTCCATCTTGGAGCGGCCGAGCACCGCCGACACCTGTACCGGCACGTCGAACACGGCCTCGAGGTCGGCGGCAGCGCGCGCCGCATATTCGTCCTCGTTGTAGCCGACATCAGTGCCGGCAGGCGGCATCGGGCCGTTGAGATCGGGCAGCGGGACCTGTCCGTCGGTGTCGCTCATGGGTTAACTCCCCCTGCGGGACGCGACGTA encodes:
- the flbD gene encoding sigma-54-dependent transcriptional regulator FlbD — encoded protein: MRLLIVGTLKGQLTTATKIAMDNGATVTHAEDHEQAMRVLRGGKGADLLLVDVALDIRDLVMRLEAEHIHAPIVACGITNDARAAVAAIHAGAKEYIPLPPDPELIAAVLAAVANDSRELVYRDEAMAKVIKLAQQIAGSDASVMVTGESGTGKEVLARYVHTRSARAKRPFISINCAAIPEHLLESELFGHEKGAFTGAIARRIGKFEEATGGTLLLDEISEMDVRLQSKLLRAIQERVIDRVGGTKPVPVDIRIIATSNRNLAEAVREGTFREDLLFRLNVVNLKIPPLRERPADILELAQHFVKKYAEANGVPLRPVSAEARRVLSANRWQGNVRELENTMHRAVLMAQGDEIGPDAIITPDGDRLDLAKTAPAVAHATMAAEQVTRALVGRTVADVERDLILETLKHCLGNRTHAANILGISIRTLRNKLNEYSDGGIPIPPAGTPGEYPRMPMMGA
- the fliN gene encoding flagellar motor switch protein FliN, which encodes MSDTDGQVPLPDLNGPMPPAGTDVGYNEDEYAARAAADLEAVFDVPVQVSAVLGRSKMDVSELLKLGPGTVLELDRRVGEAIDIYVNNKLVARGEVVLVEDKLGVTMTEIIKTERT